The following nucleotide sequence is from Bactrocera oleae isolate idBacOlea1 chromosome 2, idBacOlea1, whole genome shotgun sequence.
GAGTACAAAATTTTGGAGTTGAGGGTAAGCCAAATGCCCCGCCAAGGTGGTGAGGCAATTCTCTTTGAATCATTTTTATATCTGTGCACTGATTTTTCTCCAACTGTATATGTTGCGCAAAAAGATTTGCATTTTGtgtttgttgaaaaattttttcactGTTATTTACATCATTCATTCCAATTAATGAACATCTTTCTCTAGATTGAAATATTGATAAATGTTCACTACCATCTAATGCTATGTGCGAACTTTTAAAAGGATTTGTAGCCCAAACACTAGGATCCAAATTTATTCCAGTTGTTCCAGATAAACTTTCGTTATCGTCGAATCTCAAGTCGACATCGTCCAACTTCATTGCCGATAGATTTAACTCCAAATCCGAATCTGCAAACTTCTCTACATAACGGCCACGCGAGATATTTGCCTTTGATGGCGATGAAGCTTGAGAGGATGTTACAATCTTTCCACTAATTAGTTGCACACCATCTAAAGATTCTTTGTGGGATCTAGCAGAAACGGAGCAGTCTGTAAGCCGCACCATAGTTTCATGGGCTTCTTCCCAATCCCCATTAGTGGCGGATCCAAATGTTTCATCGTTAAGGGCATCATACTCCTCTTCAGAAGGCTCAGCAATTTGACCACTAGCCCCATGATCTTCGTACTAAAAAAAACAGAATaatatcaaacaaaaataatataaatgtaaaaagtaaaaacacaatccACATATAAATACTACAACTCGACCTACTGATTAATAATGTCACCCTAACGTGAAGGCATGGTTTGACTATTTTTAAGTCAACAGTTATCATTTACAATCTAGTTtgggaaattttatatatatcatattttcttATTGTAATGTAATTATACATTTTACTCACCGGTACTGATGTGTCGAAACCAAAAAAAGAATCATCCAtctagaaaatttgtttatttcacaCGAAATTGTCATTTGtcatatatgcaccgccgccaTTGACTATTCGCCACGGTTGCCTACACTTTACTTGAATAtaactaaattattttgatgattgatatatggaaatattttaccAAGAAAATGACGTGTATATGTATTCTTAACGTAAAAATACTTGAAATCTACTTGAATACTTTTAAATTCACTAATAAATAAGCTACTTTCTTCTTAAATAcacataatttatttgaaaaatatctggCATCACTTCCTTGCTAAATTCGTACCAATGGAAGTGTTCGGAATTTACAGTATTTGAAGAAACCCAGTAACATAGTTAACGATAAATTCCCGACAAGTCACAACTACAGAAATTTGATTGCATTGAGAGATTCTAAGCCAAAAAAATCTAACAAATACACCCAGAACACACTACGCCACTCTAAATATGATTCAGAgctatttttacaatatttgatttaacacaaatgtatagaaaaaatttagtgATGTGTTAGTTGATATTAGAGTAAACAATATAAGAAATtacatacttaaaatatttaaaattatgaacTACAAAcacaatatcttaaaaactatagTTCAGCAAATACACATTTTATCCCCGAATGGGGGATGCCTTGTAACTATGGCATCCCAGgcgtacgttcacaataaaacctCTATGAGTTAGGGtggcaatttataaatatttttaatttttgttataaaatgatatttaatGCTGTTTACAAAATATGATATTATACCATTTTGATATTGGTAAATATGCggtatatttttaagcattttaattaacatatttatgGACAAActtgaaattcaattttactaTGAGTGGACCGGAAGAATTAACTATTGTAAAAGAATTTAGTATTACAAAAACTCTTATAACATGAACAAGATGACAATACAATATCAACAAAGGACGAGTGGTAAGTTAGTAGAAGACGGTGGGGGACGTATGGGAGGGAGCCAAGCTCAAAGCGGTTGGCAAATCGGATCTCCTGATGCGGCTTCGTGCTCTTGTCTCGATTCCAGCCAAACCCTTCACCGCGGAAGTACTCGAGGAGTTGTTACGTTATTGCAATCCTTCCCTCCCACGCAGTGAGCACGAGGGGTAGATAGTCAGTTGATGGATGCGTCTTCCAGCACATGCCAGGATGTGATGTCCAGCTCACAAGGGTGTCCTCCGTCGCTCTCttgcttcgtctaggaagggacgaagcAGACGTTTTCCTTATCCAAGAGCCGTGGCTAAACAGAAATAGAATCTCTGGATTAAGGACAAAGAGCCACAAGCTCCTGGCGGCGACTAATATAGATAGAACCAGAGCTCGTCGCTGCTAGGCTGGAAAACAGTGACGGGAATCTCTGGTTTGTCTCGGCTTACATGCCGAATTACTCTGAGGGAGAGTTCTGGCAGAGGGCAAACGAAGAAGAGCAGGAGtatctataataataaaataaaaataatcatttctttatttcttctaTAACAACTTCTATGTTTTCTTCTTAAATATCTCGAACGTTCGCGGACgccattatttaaatttttttatcaatgtAATGAATGCTTAGAGAAATATGCTGTtattaattctaattttataAACTGTCAGTTGAGTGGCAAGAATTATTTCCTTTGGTGAAATAATTGTGGATAGTGGAACTTAGATAATTTCTTATCGATGTTTGACATTCGTTTGATACTGGCAACGGCTGATATTTACTATTTAGGTTGCAGATTAAAAAGTTTATGGTTAAATATAAGTACTTTGTATGAAAGTGAAGACGGCGAATTTATAGTTGACTAAAAATATTAAGGCGaccgaaaataattttgttctGTTTACAGTTGACGAGGcgattaaaagttttttaaagatTTCTCCCCATTCCTAATACTTTAATACTGTAAAATCCATGAGTTATTACAATTGGTCTTCATATACTTCTTTGAAATGGCTCCTAAAGCTGATGACGATAAAGGCACTTATTTAGGTTTTGATTTAAGCACACAAAAGGTAAGATATTAGAGAATTTATTTACTGAACTTGTACAATGAAATAAGAAATTTGAAATTGTATAACATTTTAAACGCGTTAAATACTCTATAAgatagaaaacataaaaaatagtatttatcgTCTTATTTTAATGTCATGCATCCCATGTATTTCcagaaattttgtattaagttcGGTTTCCCGGTTAGATTccattataacatttttattggCACTATCAGATCAGATAatggatatacttgtatgtgggtTTCGATATTTAATAATAACGAGTTACTTTGCTTCTTTACTACTTTAAGTTAAATTACTtctcaaatataattttctcaCAATTTGAATACTGCGGAAACTCTCCAAAATTAATTTAGATATAGTAGATAACAAAGAAATATGTTACATATTCATTCAAAAACAATAAGTAATATGGTGTAAATTGTATCCCGGAATTTGCTTGCTTGCTCAAATCGAGTTCGGTAAATGtgtagtttaggtcccccaatgAAGGAGGCCccgaaaattataatatttttgaagtgcGGCTGAAGTTTGCCAGTTCGAAAAGGTGTTCGACGTGAATGAAATATGAACACCTCGGTTTTGTCCAAAGtgtgaaattttttgaatttttgtaaaaattcatttttaagaaagtcaaaaaatatagaattattgaaaataaaggaCTTTCctctcacggatttgtaatcttcgcgtcaaaataagatgatttaaaaaaaaaatttaagtttcggGGTTTTCTttgttgggggacctaaactatacaatTACCGCgagtttttgaaaaagtaaaagaatataataatacatatgttaataagataccaaataataattgaatcatgaatgttgaattctttcgcaacatgttgcaacagagtatagttttgctcaccaaaaggtttgcatcacctaaaactaatcgagatagatatagatttctacatacatatatttcttctaatatttggtgataatcggtggataggtatattttcacAGTCATCATGttaaacttataacaaaatatatcagacaacaatgtaaaaatgtatgtttaatattgaaaatattatatacaagacaatataataacataatttttaaagttgttaatattaattatttttaaggaaaacatgtataataatatcgatataataaaaaaaaatgttgttcactgtccaaaaacgatttcttttcatactcctcaatacaataaaatcaattataagcgtatacaaaaaacacaagaacgatttcgcataatttgagtaaatttagtttacaaattgctctaattaactTCACTGTATATAACTGAGGCAGCAGTTTAtacttctaattaaaaaaatatataaagaaatctcaaacgagtacactatttaactttgcgagagtataaaatattcgtttacttccgaatttagcccttccttacttgttcaaattatttctattattctatagaTAACAGACTTCAAAGTTCTGAACtaatgatatatatttaaaaccgagcgctcttgcaaccattcaaagagaaaaggaatgctgaaatgGTAgtagcgagctgttacgaacaagaataGTGGTACGGTCCTTTCGTCGTCCCCTCGGAGAGTCTGTGTATGAACCGGGATTTGCTCAGTTTGCGTAAAAATTATGCGAAAAAAAGGCCTTGTGTAGTGGTAACTGGGCGCCTTTGTAGATAGTTAAAACATGTTCATTTACTAAtacttcatacatatttatgtttttatttctttatcttcatttaatgaaatttacttttaaataaacGCTTCACAAATTTCGtcttttttttaatgtcaaataGTTCAGAGAGAAATGATAAGATTATTGCGTCAATTGATTATATGGCTCGATCactattaaaaacataaaaacaaatactCCCTATATAATACTTAAGTCGTAATTTGATGCAGATTTATTATGCCTTTCCGGGTCCGTTCCAGTAACTTAGACTTGTCCGCTAAATcgttgagttagatatagatatatgtatgtatattcgtatgTATTTTAGACTCGGCTTTAGAGTTCATATCCCGGAAACAATATACAAAGTTcagttaattaaataaataatttgacgGCTTAAGTTGCAACATCATtagaatattgattttttttatggtatgtgtaataaatatgtaaaaataccataaatgcgtatacatacaagtatgtattctTATCCATGTTTTTATATTCCAGCTCAAAGCAGTCCAGTTGTCTTCCAAATTAGAGGTTAATGCATCTGCGGAAGTAAAGTTTGACTCTGACTTGCCTGAATTTCGTACTAATGGTGGTGCTAATTTCGGATCAAGAAATCATGAGTAAGAAATGATGACACAAACTATTTAAttattctatttaatttttcttttgaagGGTTTTTGTACAACCTGTTATGTGGGTCAAAGCAATCGATATTGTGTTGGATCGTTTGGTGATGCAAGGTGCTGATCTTGGTACTGTGAAAGCGATAGGTGGCTCTGCCCAGGTACATACAGGTCTAATCTCATTTCTAGAATGAACATGTGCTGTGCATGTGAtgatgtattttaattttgttataagtaATGCTGGTATACtcaattacaaccacgcctaatttcaattcaaattagaaACTTTTATATAGAGCAAAAGGTATCAGAACTGAACCGTTAATTTTTAAACTAGAAAACAAGAGCatttttaatacgcttttattagcttgggttgtatgtatgtaatggaatcttagagcttaattttcaccggtttccagaagtctgatcaaTTTGAATAACATTGCTGTcaccatttattttggttttatataaattataatttattttaaatcttttgttttcaaaatacaaggaaaataaaaaaattgttattcatTTGCcatttgaaccattcacaatagtaaaatggaggtaaaatatgcaaaacaaatctTGGCAGCATTAAATATATAgaagttataccactttaatgaggtatccgaaTACTCTCTTGCTTTAATTAAACTCGATAACTTTGGTGttgctttcacatgtaaattttttgacaagagagcagagaAATTACCAATCGTAGTCAGCTATAATCAATTTGCTAAACGACCATAAGAAGTAAgttccatttgactttgcgggagtataaaatgttcggttacatccgaacttagcccttcctaacttgtttaatataaagttttcctcaAATGTGAGGGTTCTTTCtcagctttgatccttgcaagttgctagagtataaaagtataaaatatatatacatacaatacatatatatacaagtgtgtatatgtaagtagCTATAGCTGGAAATTTTGGAGTATATTTGCATAACCGGTATTCCATTGGATGTACTTTTAATCTAACTATTTTTCGATTCTATATAGAACAGATGTAACAAATTCATACAGATCTATTTTAGTGTTATTATGTTGTTATCACTAACGCAGATCACTGTAATACAACAATTACTGACTCTTATGAACGGATTCCAGCATTCCCCTCTCAATTTGacaaagaaaatcaaaaaattgtgtgtttgtgtttaatTTATGTGGATTATGTTTATTTCTTAtgaactaaatttatttattttaattttaacagcaACATGGTTCTTTATATTGGTCTCGCCATGGTGTACAAACTTTAAAGAACTTGGATCCCGATAAGTTCCTTCATATTCAAATAGATGATTCCGCTTTTACGGTGAATCGTACTCCCATTTGGATGGATGGTACAACAGAGAAGCAATGCATAGAAATGGAAACTGCAATTGGTGGACGTATGGAGATGGTTAACATCACAGGATCAAAGTGTTATGCTCGGTTTACAGGTccacaaattcgaaaaatttaccAAGAGCGTTCGCATGCATATGAAGAGACCCAACGAATTTCTTTGGTTAGCAGCTTTTTATCTTCAGTGTTTCTGGGCGATATTGCACCTATAGACTATGGGGATGCATCGGGAATGAATCTTTTTgatattaaagcaaaaaattggTCGAAACCATGTTTGAACTCCTGTGCTCCTGACCTGGAAGAGCGGTTAGGTGAACCAGTTCCCACCAGCGCAATAATTGGCAATGTTTCTGATTTTTTCGTGCAACGGTTTGGGTTTCTTGCTGAATGTAAAGTTACAGCTTTTACTGGTGATAATTTATCGGCGTTATCTGGAATGGTAACTGAGCAGGACAGTTTAGTCATGTCTTTGGGAACAAGTGATACATTAATGATGAATTTAAAAGTGCAGCCTCATCTTGAAGAAGGACATGTGCTATGTCACCCAACTGAAATGGATCAATTTATGGGTTTATTATGGTACGTTTTTACAATACGTGCATCATGACACACTCGGTCGCAATGTAatatgaaacaagaaaaaacgttaacttcggtttacAAGAACCTGATTCCAATCTCATttttgaagataccttgtcaaatgaaagagttttccatacaagcactttattccgattgttcagtgtgtatggaatctataaactatagtgatccgatctaaacaatttccaaGGAAATTACATTGTTGGCTAAGAAAATATgtcattccaaatttcgtgaagatattagatcaaataaaaaagtttcccatacaaagacttgcttccgattgttcactttgtatgacagccattagctatggtggtccgatatcggccgttccgacaaatgagcagcttcttagtgaggaaaggacaaggtcagatcgatagcttaaaaactgagggactagttcgcgtatatacagacagacggacatggctaaatcaactcagctcatcatgctgatctattatgtatatatttcatatggtctccgatgtttccttctgggtgttctTCGTGGCTAACTTACtgaaccctgttcagggtatgaaaAGTTGATAGAAAAGCCTGCAATACTATCACAAAATATCAGTCCAAGCAACTGGTTTCTTTTGTTAAAGTTTCCCTTGATCGAATAGGAATTATAAGATATTCCTGTCTTCAATTACTTTTCGAGATTCCTTTTTTTGATAAGCAAGTCATTGGCGCTATACTTGCTATGTTTGACAACTCTGTCAAGTAGAAAattattcaggggtgttgtggaatccaagacagatttgcgtagttatcaagaaccaatattcgaatccgctatttactaatgtgacaaaattgcaaataaataaatttggaagcgtttattaatttttaaatactgaaaaaagtctactaaagtttacaatgaattcccctattttagattttattttattggaagaaaaaagcaacgaaaaaattaaaaagaatatattaagaGATCATGTAATCCA
It contains:
- the LOC106623315 gene encoding xylulose kinase isoform X2; translation: MLKAVQLSSKLEVNASAEVKFDSDLPEFRTNGGANFGSRNHEVFVQPVMWVKAIDIVLDRLVMQGADLGTVKAIGGSAQQHGSLYWSRHGVQTLKNLDPDKFLHIQIDDSAFTVNRTPIWMDGTTEKQCIEMETAIGGRMEMVNITGSKCYARFTGPQIRKIYQERSHAYEETQRISLVSSFLSSVFLGDIAPIDYGDASGMNLFDIKAKNWSKPCLNSCAPDLEERLGEPVPTSAIIGNVSDFFVQRFGFLAECKVTAFTGDNLSALSGMVTEQDSLVMSLGTSDTLMMNLKVQPHLEEGHVLCHPTEMDQFMGLLCFRNGSLVRDYFNKTEVNSDWKKFNELLDSTPRGNYGNMALHFHSIEIIPNIQGVLRWTRSSSGETSETAKGVQKFLSPQTEIRALIEGQMLHKRAVAANMGFHFGIDTKIIATGGASVNKSILQVVSDVFNAPVFVQNESEAALFGAAYRAKYSLYLNSIKASNDIRNGNINIENSTLTPLNYHDYIMQFIPNLLKLICEPSKDCEQIYAPMLERYRKMAIVLAQN
- the LOC106623315 gene encoding xylulose kinase isoform X1: MAPKADDDKGTYLGFDLSTQKLKAVQLSSKLEVNASAEVKFDSDLPEFRTNGGANFGSRNHEVFVQPVMWVKAIDIVLDRLVMQGADLGTVKAIGGSAQQHGSLYWSRHGVQTLKNLDPDKFLHIQIDDSAFTVNRTPIWMDGTTEKQCIEMETAIGGRMEMVNITGSKCYARFTGPQIRKIYQERSHAYEETQRISLVSSFLSSVFLGDIAPIDYGDASGMNLFDIKAKNWSKPCLNSCAPDLEERLGEPVPTSAIIGNVSDFFVQRFGFLAECKVTAFTGDNLSALSGMVTEQDSLVMSLGTSDTLMMNLKVQPHLEEGHVLCHPTEMDQFMGLLCFRNGSLVRDYFNKTEVNSDWKKFNELLDSTPRGNYGNMALHFHSIEIIPNIQGVLRWTRSSSGETSETAKGVQKFLSPQTEIRALIEGQMLHKRAVAANMGFHFGIDTKIIATGGASVNKSILQVVSDVFNAPVFVQNESEAALFGAAYRAKYSLYLNSIKASNDIRNGNINIENSTLTPLNYHDYIMQFIPNLLKLICEPSKDCEQIYAPMLERYRKMAIVLAQN